From the Spartobacteria bacterium genome, one window contains:
- a CDS encoding four helix bundle protein, which produces MSDGFIPDHGGYQELISYQRSAVVYDATVVFCRDVFSKFDRTIDQMVQAARSGKQNIIEGSMASGTSKETEIKLTNVARASLEELLEDYRDFLRTRQTPEWDKNSKEALFVRELATGKAWLSEDGTKVTHATDVTTQHKSRKSPASRKSPVITYDTFRPFENRPTEVRANIIICLIHQTNYLLDQQLRRLEQDFLKEGGLRERMYRARVAAREQQRRRPS; this is translated from the coding sequence ATGAGTGACGGATTCATTCCAGATCATGGCGGCTACCAGGAACTGATTTCGTATCAGCGGTCGGCGGTGGTGTATGATGCTACCGTGGTGTTCTGTCGTGATGTCTTCAGTAAGTTTGATCGCACCATCGACCAGATGGTGCAGGCCGCGCGCAGCGGCAAACAGAACATCATCGAAGGCAGTATGGCCTCCGGCACCTCCAAAGAAACGGAAATTAAGCTCACCAACGTCGCCCGCGCCAGCCTCGAAGAACTGCTCGAAGATTATCGCGACTTTTTGCGAACCCGGCAAACCCCCGAATGGGACAAAAACAGCAAAGAAGCCCTATTCGTGCGCGAGCTCGCCACCGGGAAAGCCTGGTTGAGTGAAGACGGGACAAAAGTGACGCACGCGACCGATGTGACAACACAACATAAGTCCCGTAAATCTCCTGCGTCCCGTAAGTCCCCCGTCATCACCTACGACACCTTCCGCCCTTTCGAAAACCGCCCGACGGAAGTACGCGCCAACATCATCATCTGTCTCATTCACCAGACCAACTATCTGCTCGACCAACAACTACGACGCCTCGAACAGGATTTCCTCAAAGAAGGCGGCCTCCGCGAACGCATGTACCGCGCCCGCGTCGCCGCGCGCGAGCAGCAGCGGAGGAGACCGTCATGA
- a CDS encoding LexA family transcriptional regulator, with protein MPRKTDWNEKISQLRTYCREEGRMPTYTEMMTLFGYRSKNAVFRAMQHFKDKGIVQQDAAGKWVPHGSLMGQIPLLGLVQAGFPSPAEEELVDTISLDEFLVEHPASTFMLRVSGDSMLDAGIHPGDLVLIEKGRRPKKNEIVVAQVDGEWTLKYYSWDDEGIFLEPANVNYKRIRPRHTLEIGGVVKAVVRKYQ; from the coding sequence ATGCCGAGAAAAACCGATTGGAATGAAAAAATAAGCCAGCTACGCACCTATTGTCGCGAAGAAGGTCGCATGCCGACCTATACAGAAATGATGACCTTATTCGGGTATCGCTCCAAGAATGCGGTCTTTCGTGCTATGCAGCACTTCAAAGATAAAGGCATTGTCCAGCAGGATGCTGCAGGTAAATGGGTTCCGCACGGATCATTAATGGGGCAAATCCCGCTTTTAGGGCTGGTACAAGCCGGTTTTCCCTCTCCTGCCGAGGAAGAACTGGTCGACACGATAAGTTTGGACGAATTTCTCGTGGAACATCCCGCATCCACCTTCATGTTACGCGTTTCAGGCGATTCCATGTTGGACGCAGGCATTCACCCGGGCGATTTGGTTTTGATCGAAAAAGGACGACGACCCAAGAAAAATGAAATTGTCGTCGCTCAGGTGGACGGGGAGTGGACCCTGAAATACTACAGTTGGGACGATGAAGGCATCTTTTTAGAGCCCGCCAATGTAAACTACAAGCGCATCCGTCCTCGCCACACACTGGAAATCGGTGGAGTGGTAAAAGCTGTGGTGCGTAAGTATCAGTAA
- a CDS encoding DNA polymerase IV — MQEEKPITMSSFPKAIIHVDGDAFFTSVEQSLHPKLKGKPLVTGKERGIISCASYEAKALNIKRGISLWDARRMCPEIVVLPSDYESYSIYSKRMFEIMRRYTPEVEEYSIDEGFADITGMRQVFRCSYEDMAKRIQQDIRAELDITVSIGLSLTKSLAKIGSDFRKPRGFTAVRGRYIHLFLQRIPLADVWGLGPNSVQLLTKYGLRSAWDFVNLSDTWVHKLLKKPGLDIWTELRGTIVNPVDTKLKQPKHSISKGKTFTEPSENEAFIYAKLIRNLESACIKLRRHKLTAGELSVALRRRDYVEDGRCARLSRPANALNDMIPWVKAMFDSLYVPETMYRSTSVVLGRLHPIEQYQYDLFDDVKTTEKYLHVAETMDQINAKYGKHRIAHGPSLQLTDPHPNDRNEQTWRKKTLLPGETERKRLKYPLLDIKLTI; from the coding sequence ATGCAAGAAGAAAAGCCCATTACCATGTCGAGTTTTCCCAAAGCTATTATCCATGTGGATGGAGATGCTTTTTTTACGTCCGTGGAACAGTCCCTGCACCCGAAACTCAAGGGAAAACCATTGGTTACGGGCAAAGAACGGGGAATCATTTCCTGTGCCAGCTATGAAGCCAAGGCGCTGAACATAAAACGCGGGATTTCACTTTGGGATGCGCGACGCATGTGTCCGGAAATAGTGGTGCTTCCCAGCGATTATGAGAGCTACAGTATTTATTCGAAGCGCATGTTTGAAATTATGCGACGATACACTCCCGAAGTGGAAGAATACTCTATTGATGAAGGATTTGCGGACATCACCGGCATGCGTCAGGTGTTTCGCTGTTCCTATGAGGACATGGCAAAGCGTATTCAACAGGATATTCGCGCGGAACTGGATATTACGGTCTCGATTGGACTGAGTCTGACCAAAAGTCTGGCCAAAATCGGATCTGATTTTCGTAAACCGCGGGGTTTTACGGCTGTGCGCGGCCGTTATATCCACCTTTTTCTTCAGCGTATACCGCTTGCGGATGTCTGGGGGCTGGGACCGAACTCCGTCCAGCTGCTCACCAAATACGGATTGCGAAGTGCATGGGATTTCGTTAATTTATCGGACACTTGGGTGCATAAATTGCTCAAAAAACCGGGTCTGGATATCTGGACAGAATTGCGCGGAACCATCGTAAACCCCGTCGATACGAAGCTTAAACAACCCAAGCACAGTATCAGCAAGGGAAAAACCTTCACGGAACCTTCTGAAAATGAAGCATTTATCTATGCTAAACTCATTAGGAACCTTGAATCGGCCTGCATTAAGTTGCGGAGGCATAAATTAACCGCTGGAGAGCTTAGTGTAGCCTTGCGACGCCGTGATTATGTCGAAGATGGTCGATGTGCGCGTCTTTCGAGGCCGGCCAATGCCTTAAACGACATGATTCCATGGGTCAAAGCCATGTTTGACAGCCTTTATGTGCCTGAAACCATGTATCGAAGCACCTCGGTGGTATTAGGAAGGCTTCATCCCATTGAACAGTATCAATATGACCTCTTTGATGATGTAAAAACCACCGAAAAGTACCTGCATGTGGCGGAAACCATGGATCAAATCAATGCGAAATACGGAAAACATCGCATTGCGCATGGTCCGTCGCTCCAGCTCACCGACCCCCACCCCAACGACAGAAATGAACAAACATGGCGTAAAAAAACGCTTCTTCCGGGTGAAACCGAGCGAAAACGCCTAAAATATCCCCTTTTGGACATAAAATTGACCATTTAG
- a CDS encoding CRISPR-associated DxTHG motif protein has translation MKLLISIVGFGKYEPVIIKMPWCPDAEISKGECYHQEALRRALQPDYFMLAGTVEAKEKHGVHIPNDQYVLLTKGTTEDEFWAMFSAVTDAMDALPHSDDGWDIHLDLTHGFRVQPMFLSAAVRYLCKLNSQYFRLAEVYYNLYEHGHPESPLLQATAIVEMENVAQDVNLFLSYSVADPLYQRLHRLQKDIEDHVKRPLMAEGLAKKQLSKAIGQAFSDHPEINILCTLCNKLKAFSAMIGTNYTPDAAEITRSIYEVADEAEACFRGRLRPLGQALGRLRRDLNALLPEDKKPLWIWHAALAKWCLERRLYQQALTHANELIVTRACEEAGRNPLNKEDRECSGPPLHAMHKDDSIKTPEALKPLLNAWSTVVDARNAVNHACTNGSSESTMGPDQLSKHIADKVVRLLDENAKLTGALADYHE, from the coding sequence ATGAAATTATTAATCTCTATTGTTGGGTTTGGTAAATATGAACCCGTAATAATCAAGATGCCATGGTGCCCGGATGCAGAAATAAGCAAAGGGGAATGCTATCATCAGGAAGCCCTGCGCCGCGCCCTCCAGCCCGATTATTTTATGCTGGCCGGAACGGTGGAAGCGAAAGAAAAGCATGGCGTTCATATTCCCAATGATCAGTATGTTCTCCTTACCAAAGGAACGACGGAAGATGAATTCTGGGCTATGTTTTCGGCGGTTACAGATGCCATGGATGCGCTGCCACACAGCGACGATGGCTGGGATATTCATCTGGATCTGACGCATGGTTTTCGTGTGCAGCCCATGTTTCTGTCGGCGGCGGTGCGTTATCTGTGCAAATTGAACAGCCAATATTTCCGTCTGGCGGAGGTCTATTATAACCTGTATGAACACGGTCACCCGGAATCGCCGCTGCTGCAGGCCACGGCGATTGTTGAAATGGAAAATGTGGCGCAGGATGTGAATTTATTTTTATCCTATTCGGTGGCAGATCCTCTGTATCAGCGACTGCATCGGTTGCAGAAGGACATCGAAGACCACGTCAAACGGCCGTTGATGGCCGAAGGACTTGCTAAAAAACAACTGTCGAAGGCGATTGGTCAGGCATTCAGTGACCATCCGGAAATCAATATTCTGTGCACCCTCTGCAACAAATTGAAGGCGTTTTCCGCGATGATCGGTACCAATTATACCCCGGATGCAGCGGAGATCACCCGCAGTATTTATGAGGTGGCCGATGAGGCGGAAGCGTGTTTTCGCGGTCGATTGCGTCCGCTGGGTCAGGCACTGGGTCGGTTGCGCAGAGATTTGAATGCTTTGCTGCCGGAAGATAAGAAGCCGCTGTGGATCTGGCATGCGGCACTGGCGAAATGGTGTCTGGAGCGTAGATTATATCAGCAGGCACTGACGCATGCCAATGAACTGATTGTTACGCGGGCCTGTGAAGAAGCGGGTAGAAATCCGTTGAATAAAGAGGATCGTGAGTGCAGCGGCCCCCCCCTGCATGCGATGCATAAAGATGATTCGATCAAAACTCCCGAAGCGCTGAAACCGCTGCTGAATGCATGGAGTACGGTGGTCGATGCACGCAATGCCGTGAATCATGCCTGTACCAACGGTTCAAGTGAGTCGACGATGGGACCGGATCAGCTCAGTAAGCATATTGCCGACAAGGTGGTGCGGCTGCTGGATGAAAATGCGAAGCTCACGGGAGCGCTGGCGGATTATCATGAATAA
- a CDS encoding CRISPR system precrRNA processing endoribonuclease RAMP protein Cas6 produces MNPALNNLYDLLESIHIRALEGVLFLDEEVPLRQMASATLRGIAGHALRARHPEMVDRWFKPGAGNDMPSACIFQNLQRDTASTSQFPFRILTWDPDGDLLEALYTSMESISGVPFGETNATIAHIEWDAPLTIQFADSLPDNPRQRVILHTPFRYQYRNQWITEQHLNLNIIARATVTRLNKISQFYGSNMYLHARPFLDDADQAVITQRDLITRTWRRSSTQHRNIDISGITGSINVDNMSPLLTNLLFTCAAFHIGKHTVEGCGHILMSDC; encoded by the coding sequence ATGAACCCCGCTCTAAATAATCTCTACGACCTCCTCGAATCCATCCATATCAGGGCACTCGAAGGTGTCCTGTTTCTTGATGAGGAAGTCCCCCTTCGCCAGATGGCTTCCGCTACCCTGCGCGGCATCGCCGGCCATGCCCTGCGGGCACGGCACCCGGAAATGGTAGATCGCTGGTTTAAACCCGGTGCAGGCAATGATATGCCGTCGGCCTGCATTTTTCAGAACTTGCAGCGCGATACCGCGTCAACCAGTCAATTCCCATTCCGTATCTTGACATGGGATCCCGACGGGGATTTATTGGAAGCACTGTATACGTCCATGGAATCCATTTCCGGAGTTCCTTTCGGCGAAACCAATGCCACCATCGCTCACATTGAATGGGATGCCCCGCTAACCATTCAGTTTGCCGATTCGCTTCCGGATAATCCCCGCCAGCGTGTCATTCTCCATACACCCTTTCGCTATCAGTACCGAAACCAATGGATTACAGAACAACATCTCAATCTGAATATAATCGCACGCGCCACGGTCACTCGCTTGAATAAAATCAGTCAGTTCTACGGCAGTAATATGTACCTTCACGCCCGCCCTTTTCTTGATGATGCCGATCAAGCTGTCATAACACAGCGTGACCTCATCACGCGCACCTGGCGACGATCCAGTACCCAGCATCGTAATATCGATATCTCCGGAATCACCGGCTCCATCAATGTGGACAACATGTCTCCCCTCCTCACCAACCTGCTCTTTACCTGCGCCGCCTTTCATATTGGCAAGCATACCGTCGAAGGTTGCGGCCATATTCTTATGTCTGATTGCTAG